Proteins from one candidate division KSB1 bacterium genomic window:
- a CDS encoding tetratricopeptide repeat protein, whose product MNSRILSLMLLGVLLALGCARMRSDTIPLTTNSAEAKQHFLKGMEYAECAKRDAARAEFAAAAMIDSDFAMAYAGLSMVQPNAGEMVEVASQAETMSRPEERSKPARSGFGIRIDAFAGNKVSSDLVGQATKRINKVSDGERLWILSLQAQLNADRRAQFEACSTLAAHYPKDERAHRLLGDCYAEAQQYDEAIAEYQRAIALKPACPAAYNMLGYYCVRKGDMKAAEQAFKRQTEILPGEANPRDSFAEFLLTQGRYAESLDNYKQALALDPGFVNARVGAATNLMMLGRHDEAVPYLVRAGDDSLAAEAWGLLKLAKVFCCYDRGDHEQALKLMREQVEYSRAAQSPYETVQNLNMLGRMLLVRRQFADAKQVFQEQKRECDAAGFPAAIRRRQEAVQAAVNGCIYEAVSGDVAAARHYADKLSQLVATLSDPYFRELSHFCTGLVEYHDGHYAQAVTELAQSSPLDAFNLYYLGLAYEKSGDLAKARESFERASVPKMLNNLNFYLARPDVAEALRRTAAFAEKDQPVRT is encoded by the coding sequence ATGAATAGTCGTATTTTGAGTCTGATGCTGCTGGGTGTGTTGCTGGCCCTTGGCTGTGCCAGAATGCGGTCGGATACGATTCCACTGACCACCAATTCCGCCGAGGCCAAACAGCACTTTCTGAAGGGCATGGAATATGCCGAGTGCGCCAAACGCGACGCGGCGCGGGCCGAATTCGCGGCCGCGGCGATGATCGACTCGGACTTTGCCATGGCCTATGCCGGACTGTCCATGGTGCAGCCGAATGCCGGGGAGATGGTCGAGGTCGCCTCGCAGGCCGAGACGATGTCCCGTCCCGAAGAACGCAGCAAGCCCGCCCGTTCCGGCTTCGGAATCCGGATCGACGCCTTCGCCGGAAACAAAGTCTCTTCGGACCTCGTGGGCCAGGCCACCAAACGCATCAACAAGGTTTCCGACGGCGAACGGCTGTGGATCCTCAGCCTGCAGGCGCAGCTGAACGCGGACAGGCGCGCGCAGTTCGAGGCGTGCTCGACCCTGGCGGCCCACTATCCGAAGGATGAACGAGCGCACCGCTTGCTCGGCGACTGCTATGCCGAGGCGCAGCAATACGACGAGGCCATTGCCGAATATCAGCGGGCGATCGCCCTGAAGCCGGCCTGCCCCGCAGCGTATAACATGCTCGGCTATTACTGCGTGCGCAAGGGCGACATGAAGGCCGCGGAGCAGGCCTTCAAGCGGCAGACGGAGATCTTGCCGGGCGAGGCGAATCCACGGGATTCGTTCGCGGAATTCCTGTTGACGCAGGGCCGGTACGCAGAATCGCTGGATAACTACAAACAGGCGCTGGCGCTGGACCCGGGCTTCGTCAACGCGCGGGTGGGCGCGGCCACGAACCTGATGATGCTCGGCCGGCACGACGAAGCGGTGCCCTATCTGGTGCGAGCGGGAGATGATTCGCTGGCCGCCGAAGCATGGGGGCTGCTGAAGCTCGCGAAGGTGTTTTGCTGCTACGACCGCGGCGATCATGAGCAGGCGCTCAAACTGATGCGCGAGCAGGTCGAGTATTCGCGGGCGGCGCAATCGCCCTATGAGACGGTCCAGAACCTGAACATGCTGGGCCGAATGTTACTGGTTCGCCGTCAGTTTGCCGACGCCAAGCAGGTTTTTCAGGAACAGAAGCGGGAATGTGACGCCGCGGGCTTTCCGGCCGCGATCCGGCGACGGCAGGAGGCCGTGCAGGCTGCCGTCAACGGGTGTATCTACGAAGCGGTCTCGGGTGACGTGGCTGCCGCCCGGCACTATGCCGACAAGTTATCGCAATTGGTCGCGACCTTGAGCGATCCGTATTTCCGCGAACTGTCGCATTTCTGCACGGGACTGGTCGAGTACCACGACGGACACTATGCCCAGGCGGTCACGGAACTGGCGCAGTCGAGTCCCCTCGATGCATTCAACCTGTACTATCTCGGGTTGGCCTATGAGAAGAGCGGAGATCTGGCCAAAGCACGGGAATCGTTTGAGCGAGCGAGTGTTCCTAAAATGTTGAATAACCTAAACTTCTATTTGGCGCGGCCGGATGTCGCGGAAGCGCTCAGACGCACAGCCGCTTTCGCAGAAAAAGACCAACCCGTACGGACCTGA
- the dnaN gene encoding DNA polymerase III subunit beta, protein MKFSASQSALLSALSTVAGVVPAKSPMPVLTHILAKLDKNELTLSATDLEVSMETKLEVKGERDGTALLPARKLLDLVRGWGGDGLMNVETKDSDRLNVRDAGGKLYQLATENVANYPKIPTLEALPVFKFDRMRLKRMIEKAIFAVSQDELRPQLTGVYVQAVAGELRLVSTDGHRLVKVSALNTTYAGDEKTAIVPKKAMQSVQRVCEREGEVEVVFAGNQIGFRVGHTTLISKLIEGRYPNYEAVIPQGNNNTLTVGADELGGAVRRAAIVSNEISRQIRLKLDSEKIQIHVEDAEQGNEGEESVPCSYDGDPMEVGYNAAYVMDMLKQIPTGEVVMKLGGPTSAGIVTPAEQEKDENLLMLIMPVRLN, encoded by the coding sequence ATGAAGTTCTCGGCTTCTCAAAGCGCATTGCTGTCCGCCCTCTCGACCGTGGCGGGCGTGGTTCCGGCCAAAAGTCCGATGCCGGTGCTCACGCATATTCTGGCAAAACTCGACAAGAACGAGCTGACGCTGTCCGCGACGGACCTCGAAGTCTCGATGGAGACCAAGCTCGAAGTCAAAGGTGAACGCGACGGCACAGCATTGCTGCCCGCGCGCAAGCTGCTCGACCTCGTGCGCGGCTGGGGCGGCGACGGCCTGATGAACGTCGAAACCAAGGACAGCGATCGACTGAATGTGCGCGACGCCGGCGGCAAGCTCTATCAGCTCGCCACCGAAAACGTGGCCAACTACCCGAAGATCCCCACGCTGGAAGCGTTGCCGGTCTTCAAGTTTGACCGCATGCGGCTGAAGCGCATGATCGAAAAAGCGATCTTCGCCGTCTCGCAGGATGAACTGCGGCCGCAACTCACCGGCGTCTATGTGCAGGCGGTGGCGGGCGAACTGCGGCTGGTCTCCACCGACGGGCACCGGCTGGTCAAGGTGAGCGCGCTCAACACCACCTATGCGGGCGACGAAAAGACCGCGATCGTGCCCAAGAAAGCGATGCAGAGCGTGCAGCGTGTCTGCGAACGCGAAGGCGAAGTTGAGGTCGTGTTCGCGGGCAATCAGATCGGCTTCCGCGTCGGCCATACTACGCTGATCTCCAAGCTGATCGAAGGCCGCTATCCCAACTACGAAGCGGTGATTCCGCAGGGCAACAACAACACGCTGACCGTGGGCGCGGACGAATTGGGCGGGGCCGTACGCCGCGCGGCGATCGTGTCCAACGAAATTTCGCGGCAGATCCGGCTCAAGTTAGACAGCGAGAAGATTCAGATTCACGTCGAAGACGCGGAGCAGGGCAACGAAGGCGAAGAGTCGGTGCCGTGCAGCTATGACGGCGACCCGATGGAAGTCGGCTACAACGCGGCCTACGTGATGGACATGCTGAAACAGATTCCCACCGGCGAAGTCGTGATGAAATTAGGCGGACCGACCTCCGCCGGAATCGTCACTCCCGCCGAACAGGAAAAAGATGAAAACCTGCTCATGCTGATCATGCCGGTTCGCTTGAACTGA